One Estrella lausannensis DNA window includes the following coding sequences:
- a CDS encoding class I SAM-dependent methyltransferase, with translation MDYRFLDSGNGYKLERFGKYTLARPSGIAIWKRTLSDKEWKEADAGFSRERENRWDWRGKSPLEWQVELSGIKMKCQATDFGHLGVFPEHASFWAWMQERAAAFEKRVKRPLNALNLFAYSGGATLALAKAGCSVCHVDSSKGMVDWARENAHINDLGAASIRWIVEDALKFMQREVRRGKFYDAIILDPPSFGRGSKGEVFKIEEHVMPLLEAAKSLMSKEADFILFSCHTPGFTPIVMDNLLQDALKSKKGLIDSGEMILQSDKGMPLPSGSFGRWRFD, from the coding sequence ATGGATTACCGATTTTTGGACAGTGGCAATGGATATAAGTTAGAGCGTTTTGGCAAATACACGCTGGCCCGTCCAAGCGGCATTGCCATTTGGAAAAGAACCCTTTCCGATAAAGAGTGGAAGGAGGCAGATGCCGGCTTCTCGAGAGAAAGGGAGAACCGCTGGGATTGGAGAGGAAAATCTCCTTTGGAGTGGCAAGTGGAGCTTTCCGGTATCAAGATGAAATGCCAGGCGACCGATTTCGGGCACCTGGGCGTCTTCCCCGAGCACGCCTCTTTCTGGGCTTGGATGCAGGAGCGGGCCGCGGCATTTGAAAAGAGGGTGAAAAGACCCCTTAATGCACTCAATCTTTTTGCCTATTCGGGAGGAGCGACCCTCGCCCTTGCCAAGGCGGGCTGCAGTGTCTGCCATGTAGATAGCTCCAAAGGAATGGTCGACTGGGCACGCGAGAACGCGCATATCAATGACCTGGGAGCGGCTTCGATTCGCTGGATTGTCGAAGATGCCCTTAAGTTTATGCAGCGTGAGGTTCGACGTGGCAAGTTTTATGACGCCATTATTTTAGATCCTCCCTCCTTCGGCCGTGGATCCAAGGGAGAGGTCTTTAAAATCGAAGAGCACGTGATGCCCCTTTTGGAGGCGGCAAAAAGCCTGATGAGCAAAGAGGCTGATTTTATCCTGTTCTCCTGCCACACCCCCGGCTTTACACCCATCGTTATGGATAATCTCTTGCAAGACGCCTTGAAGAGCAAAAAAGGGCTAATTGACTCAGGAGAGATGATCCTCCAGTCAGACAAAGGAATGCCGCTGCCTTCAGGATCCTTCGGGAGGTGGCGCTTTGATTGA
- a CDS encoding CinA family nicotinamide mononucleotide deamidase-related protein encodes MKAEIIAIGDELLSGFVLNTNMQHIAKALLIEGCFVQRGWIVRDKLSDIKDAVEAAMERSDLVIATGGLGPTIDDLTREAACQLFDTTLVLNPYLQEALVRKYGALTDPVRNQATQPKEAKILSNPVGSAPGLLFERKGKMIFFLPGPPIEMTAVFDEGVIPLIRARVDSKGKWQARWLYFSLMKESDIDPLLHEVQKEYPELCLGIYPAPGLVSVSIKGLNEEEISRAMEKFQAAFPQNVITLEKGSLSLTCKKIFDERGMTLAAAESLTGGLLGEIVTRTPGASSYFLGSVVAYSNQLKKALLEVNEDTLASHGAVSEAVAKEMAEGVRKIAGSSIGVSLTGIAGPSGGSSEKPVGTYFAAITDGTRTKVWKRRAPGTRQIITEWAVNDMLASLYHWIIGSHE; translated from the coding sequence ATGAAAGCGGAGATCATAGCGATCGGTGACGAGCTGCTGTCGGGTTTTGTTTTAAACACAAACATGCAGCATATTGCCAAAGCTCTTTTAATAGAGGGTTGCTTTGTTCAAAGGGGATGGATTGTGAGGGATAAGCTCTCCGACATCAAGGATGCCGTCGAAGCGGCGATGGAGCGAAGCGATCTTGTCATAGCGACAGGTGGGCTTGGGCCGACCATTGACGATCTGACCAGGGAAGCGGCGTGTCAGCTGTTTGACACAACTCTTGTTTTGAACCCCTATCTGCAAGAGGCCCTTGTCAGGAAATATGGTGCGTTGACCGATCCTGTCCGCAATCAGGCAACACAACCGAAAGAGGCTAAAATCCTATCCAATCCTGTCGGTTCAGCCCCCGGGCTTTTGTTTGAAAGAAAAGGAAAAATGATTTTTTTCCTACCCGGACCTCCGATAGAAATGACCGCGGTGTTTGACGAAGGGGTGATACCCCTCATCCGCGCGCGCGTCGACAGCAAAGGCAAATGGCAAGCACGCTGGCTCTACTTCAGTTTGATGAAGGAGTCCGATATCGACCCTCTTCTCCATGAGGTTCAGAAAGAGTATCCCGAATTATGTCTGGGCATCTATCCGGCGCCGGGTCTTGTTTCTGTTTCTATCAAAGGGCTTAATGAAGAAGAAATTTCCAGGGCGATGGAAAAGTTCCAAGCCGCGTTTCCCCAAAATGTCATCACTCTGGAAAAGGGTTCTCTCTCGTTGACATGTAAAAAAATATTTGATGAAAGAGGGATGACTTTGGCGGCTGCGGAGTCTTTAACCGGCGGCCTTCTCGGAGAGATCGTTACCCGAACACCCGGAGCATCGAGCTATTTCCTTGGGTCGGTCGTCGCTTATTCCAACCAGTTGAAGAAAGCTCTTCTAGAGGTCAACGAAGACACGCTCGCCAGCCACGGAGCCGTCAGCGAGGCTGTCGCAAAAGAGATGGCTGAAGGGGTCAGAAAGATTGCCGGAAGCTCCATCGGTGTTTCACTGACAGGAATTGCCGGACCCTCAGGCGGATCTTCTGAAAAACCCGTGGGAACCTATTTTGCTGCGATCACCGACGGCACGCGGACGAAGGTGTGGAAAAGAAGAGCGCCAGGAACGCGCCAGATCATTACCGAGTGGGCGGTCAATGACATGCTTGCCTCACTCTACCATTGGATTATCGGTTCTCATGAATAA
- the lspA gene encoding signal peptidase II — MFRCILCFLLIAIDQIVKFATVLNLPLVSMRTGYPYGGIGVFQNVMGVEFSLVHATNTGAAWSMFQDYPSILLFARIVLISLLVIYLFFAYRDKIPLPWVLILSGAISNVIDHFLYGHVIDMFHFILWGYDYPVFNVADSLIVIGAFILIFSNTFSAREHAEQRKN; from the coding sequence ATGTTCAGATGTATTCTATGCTTTTTGCTGATAGCGATAGATCAGATTGTCAAATTCGCCACGGTTCTTAACCTTCCTTTGGTATCCATGAGAACTGGGTATCCCTATGGCGGGATTGGTGTTTTTCAGAATGTGATGGGGGTCGAATTCTCCCTTGTCCATGCGACAAACACCGGAGCTGCCTGGAGCATGTTTCAGGACTATCCTTCAATATTGCTCTTTGCCAGAATTGTTCTGATTTCACTGTTGGTGATTTATCTTTTTTTTGCTTATCGGGACAAAATCCCTCTTCCCTGGGTGTTGATACTATCAGGGGCTATCTCCAACGTCATCGACCATTTTCTCTACGGACACGTCATCGACATGTTCCACTTCATTCTTTGGGGATATGATTATCCTGTCTTCAACGTTGCCGATTCGCTGATTGTGATCGGTGCTTTCATTTTGATTTTCAGCAATACCTTTTCCGCAAGAGAACATGCCGAACAGAGAAAAAATTAA
- a CDS encoding TraR/DksA family transcriptional regulator: protein MPLKKKELEIFKKRLEELRSNILKQLKGTSEEVKRPTEATGYSQHQADQGTDDFDRTISLEVTNQEWGILKQIERALQKIDENTYGVCDISGEEIPRARLDAVPYATMTVKAQEKVEKGLI from the coding sequence ATGCCGCTCAAGAAAAAAGAGCTAGAGATCTTTAAGAAGCGTTTGGAAGAGTTGCGCAGCAATATTTTAAAGCAGCTTAAGGGAACTTCTGAAGAAGTAAAGCGACCGACGGAAGCGACAGGTTACTCTCAGCATCAGGCCGATCAGGGAACCGATGATTTTGACAGGACGATCAGCCTGGAAGTGACCAATCAGGAGTGGGGAATCTTAAAGCAGATCGAACGCGCTCTGCAAAAGATTGACGAGAACACCTACGGCGTTTGCGATATTTCCGGAGAGGAGATTCCAAGAGCGAGACTGGACGCTGTTCCCTATGCAACCATGACCGTAAAAGCTCAGGAAAAGGTGGAAAAAGGGCTTATCTGA
- the nrdR gene encoding transcriptional regulator NrdR, giving the protein MKCPFCQHHEHKVTDSRETPEMNTIRRRRECQRCQRRFTTFESVELTIQVLKRDGRYEEFSQQKLIKGLDAACRHTTISHEQVLEIASKITHELMQRQVREIPTRQIGELVMEKLQGLDPIAYIRFACVYRRFTDIGELMDAIHTFQCKTPLPKQE; this is encoded by the coding sequence ATGAAGTGCCCCTTCTGTCAGCATCATGAACACAAAGTTACAGACTCCAGGGAAACCCCGGAGATGAACACGATCCGGCGTCGCCGAGAGTGTCAGAGGTGCCAGCGTCGCTTCACGACATTTGAGAGCGTCGAACTGACCATCCAGGTTCTTAAAAGAGACGGACGCTATGAGGAGTTCAGCCAGCAAAAATTGATCAAAGGGCTCGATGCGGCATGCCGGCACACAACCATTAGCCACGAACAAGTGCTCGAGATAGCCTCCAAGATCACTCATGAGCTGATGCAGCGGCAGGTCAGGGAAATCCCTACCCGGCAGATAGGCGAACTTGTGATGGAAAAGCTACAGGGTTTAGACCCAATAGCTTATATTCGATTTGCTTGTGTGTATCGCCGTTTCACCGATATTGGTGAGCTGATGGACGCCATCCATACTTTCCAGTGCAAAACCCCTTTGCCAAAGCAAGAGTGA
- a CDS encoding FUSC family protein, with protein sequence MKLPAGKYEIFLENLQLHFALKIGVAATLGLFLGVGFSQILDRPDSLVSGMWAVVTAIVVVQGNLGSTYMAAWVRFLGTLIGTMMAGICTTLFGSNAISLGFSNFITVALCSVFQIKDSVRIASLTVTVLMVLWRLRPEISPWAFGFFRLMDSCLGILVAVVVTHTLFPLQATSKLKECLSLALAKIRLLYRECLYKEDLPSAEREEQMSLLIGQIEEHLKEARQTLEDSKTEIRTRSSVEDWSFFLDHTERAHEAVLDLLEIKKSPLSHFLNREFREKISKVVGEIDLSIEEIVSSLEEGNEQLKSDLPAALLTINDELFRFKEGSFNESKKIAELQNLFVFIYSLRSLGEELNKLKGRLNVIIR encoded by the coding sequence ATGAAATTACCGGCTGGAAAGTATGAAATTTTCCTTGAAAATCTTCAGTTGCATTTTGCCCTCAAGATAGGTGTTGCGGCTACCTTGGGCCTTTTTTTGGGGGTTGGATTCAGCCAAATCCTGGATCGCCCGGACAGCCTGGTGAGCGGCATGTGGGCCGTCGTCACAGCGATTGTTGTTGTCCAGGGAAACCTTGGAAGCACCTACATGGCGGCATGGGTTCGATTTTTGGGAACCCTGATCGGAACGATGATGGCCGGAATTTGTACGACTCTTTTCGGATCCAATGCCATCTCCCTTGGATTTAGCAATTTTATCACTGTCGCCCTCTGCTCTGTCTTTCAGATCAAAGATAGCGTCAGGATAGCTTCCCTTACCGTTACGGTCTTGATGGTTCTTTGGAGGCTTAGGCCGGAGATCAGCCCGTGGGCTTTCGGTTTTTTCAGGCTGATGGACTCGTGCCTCGGCATTTTGGTCGCGGTCGTTGTGACACACACACTTTTTCCCCTGCAGGCGACCAGCAAGCTTAAAGAGTGTCTTTCCCTTGCTCTGGCTAAAATCCGCCTTCTTTATCGCGAGTGTTTGTACAAAGAAGATCTTCCTTCCGCAGAGAGGGAGGAGCAGATGTCCCTTTTGATCGGCCAGATCGAAGAGCATCTCAAAGAGGCGCGGCAGACGCTGGAGGATTCCAAGACGGAGATCAGAACGCGCTCTTCGGTAGAAGACTGGAGTTTTTTCCTGGATCACACAGAAAGGGCGCATGAGGCCGTGCTTGACCTTTTGGAGATCAAAAAAAGCCCATTAAGCCATTTCCTGAATAGAGAGTTCAGGGAGAAAATCAGCAAGGTGGTGGGCGAGATAGACCTCTCCATCGAAGAGATTGTCTCTTCCCTCGAAGAGGGTAATGAGCAGCTTAAGAGCGACTTGCCCGCAGCTCTCCTGACTATCAATGATGAACTTTTTCGGTTCAAAGAAGGCAGCTTCAACGAGTCAAAGAAGATTGCGGAGCTGCAGAATCTGTTTGTTTTCATCTACAGCCTCCGTTCTCTTGGTGAAGAGCTGAACAAGTTGAAGGGACGATTAAATGTGATCATCCGCTAA
- a CDS encoding methyltransferase, with the protein MPTTDKARKKVLSSIPHETQGVVVDLGSGWGNMVTQLAKLLPHCQVVGYETSPIPFFLSKCWKKFERLSNLQLKRMNFFEASLKDVSLVYCYLYPAAMERLKKKFEEELKPGTVVISNTFAVPGWEPVQILQLADIYHTRIYVYVKNNSNVAALHAKAEDEEIKIPLTMAKK; encoded by the coding sequence ATGCCGACGACTGATAAAGCCAGGAAAAAAGTACTCTCTTCCATCCCTCATGAGACTCAAGGAGTGGTTGTCGATCTGGGGTCTGGCTGGGGGAATATGGTCACACAGCTTGCCAAGCTGCTTCCGCACTGCCAGGTTGTTGGATATGAAACGTCACCCATCCCTTTCTTCCTTTCCAAGTGCTGGAAAAAATTCGAAAGGCTGTCCAACTTGCAATTGAAGAGGATGAATTTTTTCGAGGCTTCCCTAAAAGATGTATCCCTCGTCTACTGTTATCTCTATCCGGCTGCCATGGAAAGACTTAAGAAGAAGTTTGAAGAAGAGCTTAAACCTGGTACGGTCGTTATCTCCAATACTTTCGCGGTTCCAGGGTGGGAACCGGTACAGATCCTCCAGCTGGCAGATATTTACCACACGCGTATCTATGTATATGTCAAAAACAACAGTAACGTCGCTGCGCTCCATGCCAAAGCTGAAGACGAAGAGATCAAGATCCCTCTTACCATGGCTAAAAAATGA